The DNA window TGTGAACCGGCCGCAGTGGCCCACGGTGAAGACCCTGCTGAGCTTGTACGAGGCCAGCGACGAGGATCGCGCCAGGGTTCAGGTGTTCTGGGACGAGGCCGCGACGGCGACGCCGTACATTCGCTTGCCCGCCGGTGCTTCGAAGATGTTCCGCCAGCTCGTGCGCTCAGAAGGCGAAGCCTCGACCGTGCGGACCATCGCGCCGTCGGTGGTGCCGGGTTTGTTGCAGACAGCGGATTACGCGCGAGCGGTCCACGCTTCCGCGCAACGCTCAAGGGAGCCGAAGGTCGCCGCGGACGAATTCGTGGCGCAACGCCTGAACCGGCAGAAGCGCCTCATCGGCCCGGATCCCTTGCACCTGCACGCTTTGCTCGATGAAGTCGTGCTCCACCGGTTGGTCGGCGACAAGGAAGTCATGCGCGGTCAGCTCGAACATCTCCTTCGAGCGGGCGAAATGCCGAACGTGCGCATCCAAGTGCTCCCTTATGACATCGGCGCGTACGGCAGCATGGCGGGCACCTGCTACCTCTTCGGCTACGAAGATCCGGAGGACCAGGCCGTCGCCTACCTGGAGCACGCGGCCGGGGGCGTTTGGATAGAAGATGGTGAGGACGTACAGCACCTCTCGACCATGTTCGAC is part of the Amycolatopsis sp. CA-230715 genome and encodes:
- a CDS encoding helix-turn-helix domain-containing protein — its product is MSPVIIQSGDMSITADSKLPAMPATPTRLKKRLGRQLRKLREHAGVTLRQAALELRTTDSSVSKYESGVNRPQWPTVKTLLSLYEASDEDRARVQVFWDEAATATPYIRLPAGASKMFRQLVRSEGEASTVRTIAPSVVPGLLQTADYARAVHASAQRSREPKVAADEFVAQRLNRQKRLIGPDPLHLHALLDEVVLHRLVGDKEVMRGQLEHLLRAGEMPNVRIQVLPYDIGAYGSMAGTCYLFGYEDPEDQAVAYLEHAAGGVWIEDGEDVQHLSTMFDSVSADALSPEDSAEFIRAKVGIHEEGPMA